In the Anaerolineales bacterium genome, one interval contains:
- a CDS encoding HypC/HybG/HupF family hydrogenase formation chaperone — protein MCLGVPGKILDAYTTGSVRMGRIDYGGVVKEACLAYVPDAAPGDYVLIHAGFALNVLSPDDAEETLKLFREIGEPAISSSPSSPVSRQKPGEEE, from the coding sequence ATGTGTCTGGGTGTTCCGGGGAAAATTCTGGATGCGTATACCACCGGCTCTGTGCGCATGGGCCGGATCGATTACGGCGGCGTGGTGAAGGAAGCCTGCCTGGCCTATGTGCCGGACGCCGCGCCCGGCGATTACGTCCTCATCCACGCGGGGTTTGCGCTTAACGTGCTCTCCCCCGACGATGCCGAGGAGACGTTGAAGCTGTTCCGGGAGATAGGAGAACCCGCTATTTCCTCCTCACCCTCCAGCCCCGTCTCCCGGCAAAAGCCGGGAGAGGAGGAGTAG
- the hypD gene encoding hydrogenase formation protein HypD, translated as MKFLDEYRDPTASAALLETLRREATKPWTIMEICGGQTHSFLQHGLDAMLPAPIELVHGPGCPVCVTPLEQIDRAVAIASRPEVIFTSFGDMLRVPGSERDLFGVRARGGDVRVVYSPLDALAIAEAHPKKEVVFFAIGFETTAPANAMAVLQAHERGVKNFSMLVSQVRVPPAIAAILSSPSNRVQAFLAAGHVCTVMGYREYEPLAEEFRAPIVVTGFEPVDLLRGLLAAVRQLAQGRHEVENAYPRLVSRGGNRPAQEAIARAFTECDRAWRGIGVIPRSGWRLRDELAAFNAEQRFDVGRIAPKESALCIAGDVLRGIRKPPECPAFGKQCTPQTPLGAPMVSAEGACAAYYRYRLTPSLLLSRDNPEEEVGG; from the coding sequence ATGAAATTCCTCGACGAGTACCGCGATCCGACGGCCTCCGCCGCGCTCTTGGAAACCCTCCGCCGGGAGGCGACCAAGCCGTGGACGATCATGGAGATCTGCGGCGGGCAGACCCATTCCTTTTTGCAGCACGGGCTGGATGCGATGTTGCCCGCGCCGATCGAACTCGTGCACGGACCGGGCTGCCCGGTGTGCGTCACGCCGCTCGAGCAGATCGACCGGGCGGTGGCGATCGCCTCGCGCCCGGAGGTGATCTTCACCTCGTTCGGCGACATGCTGCGTGTTCCCGGATCGGAGCGGGACCTGTTCGGCGTGCGGGCGCGCGGCGGCGACGTGCGGGTCGTCTATTCCCCGCTTGACGCCCTGGCGATCGCCGAGGCCCATCCCAAGAAGGAAGTGGTCTTTTTTGCGATCGGGTTTGAGACCACCGCGCCGGCCAATGCCATGGCGGTGCTGCAGGCGCACGAACGGGGAGTGAAAAATTTTTCGATGCTGGTCTCGCAGGTCCGCGTGCCGCCGGCGATCGCGGCGATCCTTTCCTCGCCGTCCAACCGCGTGCAGGCCTTCCTGGCGGCCGGGCATGTGTGCACGGTGATGGGATACCGGGAATACGAGCCGTTGGCGGAGGAGTTCCGTGCCCCGATCGTCGTCACCGGATTCGAACCGGTGGACTTGCTGCGCGGGCTGCTCGCGGCGGTTCGCCAGTTGGCGCAAGGCCGGCACGAGGTGGAGAACGCCTACCCGCGCCTGGTCTCGCGCGGAGGCAACCGTCCGGCGCAGGAAGCGATCGCGCGGGCCTTCACTGAATGCGACCGCGCCTGGCGCGGGATCGGCGTGATCCCGCGCAGCGGATGGCGGTTGCGCGACGAGCTCGCGGCCTTCAACGCCGAACAGCGCTTCGACGTCGGGCGAATCGCGCCGAAGGAATCGGCGTTGTGCATTGCCGGCGATGTGCTGCGGGGAATCCGCAAACCGCCCGAATGCCCGGCCTTCGGCAAGCAGTGCACTCCGCAAACCCCCTTGGGCGCCCCGATGGTCAGCGCCGAAGGTGCCTGTGCGGCGTATTATCGATACCGCCTCACCCCCTCGCTCCTTCTCTCCCGGGATAACCCGGAAGAGGAGGTTGGGGGTTGA
- the hypE gene encoding hydrogenase expression/formation protein HypE: MPDFDSFSCPPPLPPGERVILGHGSGGRLSRDLLERVILPALGDCAPRSLDDSAILDGGAGNLAFTTDGHVVQPLEFPGGDIGRLAVCGAVNDLAMVGAEPVALSLGCILEEGFPLETLSRILVSAREAAREAGVYLAAGDTKVVERGKADGLFLTTSGIGRLPPGRKISGAGAKPGDIVILSGTIGDHGIAVLSAREGLGFETDLKSDVAPLNGLVAAMLAAGEVHALRDPTRGGLATALAEIAAQSGAGIELHETAIPVHGPVRAACEMLGFDPLYVANEGKLVACAAERDAREILAAMRAHPYGAEAAVIGRVREDPHHRVHLRTAIGGTRIVDMLPGEMLPRIC; this comes from the coding sequence ATGCCCGACTTCGATTCGTTTTCCTGCCCCCCGCCCCTTCCGCCCGGCGAACGGGTCATCCTCGGCCACGGATCGGGCGGCCGCTTGAGCCGCGACCTGCTGGAGCGGGTGATTCTGCCGGCGCTGGGGGATTGCGCACCGCGCTCGCTCGACGATTCGGCGATCCTCGACGGCGGGGCCGGAAACCTGGCCTTCACCACCGACGGCCACGTCGTCCAGCCGCTGGAATTCCCCGGCGGCGACATCGGCCGGCTGGCGGTGTGCGGAGCGGTCAACGATTTGGCGATGGTCGGCGCCGAGCCGGTCGCGCTCAGCCTCGGCTGCATCCTGGAAGAAGGCTTCCCGCTCGAAACGCTGTCGCGGATCCTCGTCTCCGCGCGCGAGGCGGCGCGCGAGGCGGGCGTGTACCTTGCCGCGGGCGACACCAAGGTCGTGGAGCGCGGCAAGGCGGACGGCCTGTTCCTGACCACATCCGGAATCGGCCGGCTGCCTCCGGGACGGAAGATTTCCGGCGCGGGCGCGAAACCCGGCGACATCGTCATCCTCTCCGGGACGATCGGCGACCACGGCATTGCGGTTCTTTCGGCGCGCGAGGGCCTGGGCTTCGAGACCGACCTGAAGAGCGACGTTGCCCCGCTGAACGGGCTTGTGGCGGCCATGCTCGCCGCGGGCGAGGTGCATGCCCTGCGCGATCCGACCCGCGGCGGGCTGGCCACCGCCCTGGCGGAAATCGCGGCCCAATCCGGCGCGGGAATCGAGCTCCACGAGACGGCGATCCCCGTGCACGGACCGGTGCGCGCGGCGTGCGAGATGCTCGGCTTCGATCCGCTGTACGTGGCCAACGAGGGAAAGCTGGTCGCATGCGCCGCCGAACGGGACGCGCGCGAAATCCTCGCGGCGATGCGCGCCCACCCCTACGGCGCGGAGGCGGCGGTGATCGGCCGGGTGCGTGAGGATCCGCATCACCGGGTTCATCTGCGGACGGCGATCGGCGGGACGCGGATCGTCGACATGCTCCCGGGCGAAATGCTGCCGCGGATTTGTTA